One part of the Methylobacterium mesophilicum SR1.6/6 genome encodes these proteins:
- a CDS encoding methyl-accepting chemotaxis protein, whose amino-acid sequence MAVFNTIKSRLVILLALLGTLLLASDLIGQWALSRSNRSLQAVYSDRVVPLGQFLAIRDAYDTIVDASRTVREAAADPADATRQIEAGLASIKQQWATYLTSHLTPEEKGLAAAMEAQIGRNAVIVADILERLRTRNLDGYAAAHLALNHMMAPTAAALVQLRSLQLRETQIEYEQAQASASLARLVLIILLAAACVAILFGLHAVLARVTRPLDRATVLMGRLASGDLSVTVTGVERRDEIGAMIRAVQVFKEAMIAKRAADEAAAVENAAKMHRAARLDAVTLRFEATISAMTRSLADAASEMETTAEAMAGIAGAATQQAATVAGAAVQTSGNVQTVASATEEMATSVQEIVEQVTRSAEIADRAVERAMRTGITVRHLATTAERIAAFVDVIAGIARQTNLLALNATIEAARAGQHGKGFAVVADEVKALAEQAERATGEIGARIGEIQAATDEAVGDIEGIGRIIGEMSSYATAVAAAMDEQGAATREITRNVQEAARGTEQVTRSIAGVSDGASRAGAAAAQVLQAAQGLSRQAATLTQEVSVFLGDIKAA is encoded by the coding sequence ATGGCCGTGTTCAATACAATCAAGAGTCGTCTTGTCATTCTGCTGGCTCTGCTCGGGACCCTGTTGCTGGCGTCCGACCTGATCGGCCAATGGGCCCTGTCGCGCAGCAACCGCAGCCTCCAGGCCGTTTACTCGGATCGGGTCGTCCCGCTGGGCCAGTTCCTGGCAATCCGCGACGCCTACGACACGATCGTCGACGCCTCGCGGACCGTGCGCGAGGCCGCTGCCGACCCAGCTGATGCGACAAGGCAGATCGAAGCGGGTCTCGCCAGCATCAAGCAGCAATGGGCCACCTATCTGACGAGCCATCTGACTCCAGAGGAGAAGGGGCTGGCAGCCGCCATGGAGGCGCAGATCGGCCGGAACGCTGTCATCGTCGCCGACATTCTCGAGCGCCTGCGCACCCGCAATCTCGACGGCTACGCCGCCGCCCACCTCGCGCTCAACCACATGATGGCCCCGACCGCCGCCGCGCTGGTGCAACTGCGGTCACTGCAGCTCCGGGAAACGCAGATCGAGTACGAGCAGGCCCAGGCCAGCGCCTCCCTGGCCAGGCTGGTCCTCATCATCCTTCTGGCGGCAGCGTGCGTGGCCATCCTGTTCGGCCTGCATGCCGTCCTAGCGCGGGTGACCCGGCCGCTCGATCGCGCCACGGTGCTGATGGGCCGGCTGGCCTCCGGGGATCTGAGCGTGACCGTCACGGGCGTCGAGCGGCGGGACGAGATCGGCGCGATGATCCGCGCCGTGCAGGTGTTCAAGGAGGCGATGATTGCCAAGCGCGCGGCCGACGAGGCGGCCGCAGTCGAGAACGCGGCCAAGATGCACCGGGCCGCGCGGCTCGATGCGGTGACGCTGCGCTTCGAGGCGACCATCTCGGCCATGACACGGAGCTTGGCCGACGCCGCCTCCGAGATGGAGACGACCGCTGAGGCGATGGCCGGCATTGCCGGCGCGGCGACGCAGCAGGCCGCCACGGTGGCCGGCGCCGCCGTGCAGACGTCCGGCAACGTGCAGACCGTCGCGTCCGCGACCGAGGAGATGGCGACCTCCGTGCAGGAGATCGTGGAGCAGGTGACCCGGTCGGCGGAGATCGCCGACCGGGCGGTCGAGCGCGCGATGCGCACCGGGATCACGGTCCGTCACTTGGCCACCACGGCCGAACGCATCGCCGCCTTTGTCGACGTCATCGCCGGCATCGCGCGCCAGACCAACCTGCTGGCGCTCAACGCCACGATCGAGGCCGCGCGGGCCGGACAGCACGGCAAGGGCTTCGCGGTGGTGGCCGACGAGGTCAAGGCGCTGGCCGAGCAGGCCGAAAGGGCCACAGGCGAGATCGGCGCGCGTATCGGCGAGATCCAGGCTGCCACCGACGAGGCGGTCGGCGATATCGAGGGGATCGGCCGGATCATCGGCGAGATGTCGAGCTACGCGACCGCCGTCGCCGCCGCGATGGACGAACAGGGTGCGGCCACCCGGGAAATCACCCGCAACGTGCAGGAGGCGGCCCGCGGGACCGAGCAGGTGACGCGGAGCATCGCGGGCGTGAGCGACGGCGCGAGCCGGGCCGGCGCGGCGGCCGCCCAAGTCCTCCAGGCGGCCCAGGGCCTGTCCCGCCAAGCGGCGACCCTGACGCAGGAGGTCAGCGTGTTCCTGGGCGACATCAAGGCGGCCTGA
- a CDS encoding AEC family transporter, whose protein sequence is MNALAIIAPIFGIVLIGWAAALAGLLSEKVSDGLSEYVFAVAVPALIIATLTKPGMSGTVAWSYWVAYFGGAGISWLVGTLIARRRAGIERRGAILHGFAASQSNTVFVGVPMILQAYGEDGAFPLFMLLAVHLPLMMGSATFLIESDSGLPVLARIRGLALVLLRNPIFVALLIGMAMKALGLAPIGIAKALIDAFAGTASTCALVALGAGLKRYRVLFDLKGAVVIALLKNLLHPLAVWVLAFHVFAMPPAYAGVATLFAAMPVGINAYLLAARYRTETGMVAASVLVSTLLAPLTTVAWLTLLGRA, encoded by the coding sequence GTGAACGCCCTCGCCATCATCGCCCCGATCTTCGGGATCGTCCTGATCGGCTGGGCGGCCGCCCTCGCGGGCCTGCTTTCCGAGAAGGTGAGCGACGGCCTCTCGGAATACGTCTTCGCGGTCGCCGTGCCGGCGCTGATCATCGCGACGCTGACGAAGCCCGGGATGAGCGGAACCGTCGCGTGGTCCTACTGGGTCGCGTATTTCGGCGGCGCCGGCATCTCGTGGCTCGTCGGCACCCTGATCGCCCGGCGACGCGCCGGAATCGAGCGACGGGGTGCGATCCTCCACGGCTTCGCGGCGAGCCAGTCGAACACCGTGTTCGTCGGCGTGCCGATGATCCTCCAGGCTTACGGCGAGGACGGGGCCTTCCCGTTGTTCATGCTGCTGGCCGTCCACCTGCCGCTGATGATGGGCAGCGCCACCTTCCTGATCGAGTCCGATTCGGGCCTGCCCGTGCTGGCGCGGATCCGGGGCCTTGCCCTGGTGCTGCTGCGCAATCCGATCTTCGTGGCGCTGCTGATCGGCATGGCCATGAAGGCCCTCGGCCTCGCGCCCATCGGCATCGCGAAGGCGCTGATCGACGCCTTCGCCGGCACCGCCTCGACCTGCGCGCTGGTGGCGCTCGGCGCCGGGCTGAAGCGCTACCGGGTGCTGTTCGACCTCAAGGGTGCCGTGGTGATCGCGCTCCTGAAGAACCTCCTGCATCCGCTGGCGGTGTGGGTGCTGGCCTTCCACGTCTTCGCGATGCCGCCGGCCTATGCGGGCGTCGCAACCCTGTTCGCCGCGATGCCGGTGGGGATCAACGCCTACCTTCTGGCGGCGCGCTACCGGACCGAGACCGGGATGGTGGCGGCCTCCGTGCTGGTCTCGACCCTGCTGGCGCCGCTCACCACCGTAGCGTGGCTCACGCTGCTCGGCCGGGCGTGA